ATACCTGCGGCCGCTTCCTTGGCGGCTGCAATCAGACGCGGGCTATACGCCGAAGACATATCCGGAAACCGTACACCCAGCGCATTGTCATTCGGTCCGCTCAGCGGATTGCGTCCGGTCAGGTTCAGATGGTCCGTGATCAGCATGAGATCGCCCGGTGTGTATTCGGTGTTGACGCCACCGGCAGCGTTGGTGACCAGCAGGCTGGTTACGCCCAGCTCCTTCATCACCCGTACCGGGAAGGCTGTAACCTCAGGGCCGTAGCCTTCATACATGTGGAATCGGCCCTTCATCATGACCACGCGGCGGCCTTCGATCATGCCGATCAGCAGCTCGCCTTCATGTCCTTCTACCGTGGACACCGGGAAATGAGGAATCTCATGATACGGAATAACAACTTCATCTGTAATCAGATCCGCCAGAACGCCGAGGCCGGAGCCCAGGATCAGCCCGATTTCGGGGGCGACGGTGCATTTATCTTTGATATATACGGCTGCTTCTTGAATATTATTTGAGGTTATGGTGGTCATGGTTTGGTTTCCTCCAGAATTAGATTAGTTGAGCCAAAAAGCTTGTCCCGTACTGCGGAGCCTTCGCCCCGAAGTTATCGGAAATTGTGGCGGCCACATCCGAGAAGGTATGGCGGATGCCCAGGCTGCCGGGAGTCTTAAATCTCGGGCTGTAGACCAGAAGCGGCACATATTCCCGCGTGTGGTCCGTTCCGGCATGGATCGGGTCATTGCCATGGTCTGCGGAGATGATCAGCAGATCATCCTCACCAAGCGTAGCGAGCAGCTCAGGCAGCGCCTGATCGAATACCTCCAGCGCACGGCCGTAGCCTTCCGGATCACGGCGGTGGCCGTAGAGGGAATCGAAGTCCACCAGATTAGTGAACAGGAATCCGTTAAACGGCTTGCGCAGCTCGTCGATGGTAATCTGGATGCCGTGTTCATTGCTTTTGGTCGGATAGGTTGCGGTTACCCCTTCACCGGTAAAAATATCATTGATCTTGCCGACAGCAATCACATCCTTGCCGATATCCTCCAGTGCATTCATCACCGTTGGCTCCGGCGGCTTCACTGCATAATCATGGCGGTTCGGTGTACGCACGAAATTCCCCGGCTCTCCGACATAAGGGCGGGCAATTACGCGGCCTACGGAGAACTCGGGAGCCATCGTCAGCTCACGGGCGATCCGGCAGGCGCTGTACAGCTCCTCCAGAGGGATGATATCTTCATGCGCTGCAAGCTGGAACACGCTGTCCGCCGAAGTATAGACAATCCATGCGCCCGTCTTCATCTGCTCCTCGCCGTATTCCACGAGAATCTCGGTGCCGGAAGCCGGCTTGTTGCCGATGACCTTGCGTCCGGTAGCCGCTTCGAACTTCTCAATCAGCTCCGCCGGGAAGCCGTCGAAGTAGGTGTTAAAAGGAACCTCGATCTTCAGCCCCATCAGCTCCCAGTGGCCGGTCATCGTGTCCTTGCCTACGGATACCTCCTGCATTTTACCGTAGTAGCCTGTAGGGGCCGTTACTGGTTCAAGCGGCGGCAGCGGGGCAATATTCGCCAGCCCGAGCTGCTGCAGATTCGGAAGCTTAAGACCCGGAACCCGCTCCAGAATATGTCCCAGCGTATGGGAGCCTGTATCTCCGAAATCAGCGGCATCCGGCGCTTCACCGATACCTACACTATCCAGAACAATAAATCCGATGCGTTTAAATGAGGACATAGCCGTCTTCACTCCTTTTATAGTTTGCATAATTCTGTCGTCTGTTCTAAGCATGAAGAAACTCCGGGAGAACCTCTCCCGGGAGCGATTTCTTCAGTATGATTCCATCATAACTTTCTTACTCACAAAAAGCATCTTTTCGGCTTAATCCAATCCGCCCGCCCGTCTTACTAAGGTCCCTCACCCCTGTACAGCCGGCTATTTCGCCCGGGGATGATGATTCTCGTAGACCTCCTTCATATTCTTGCGGGCAATTCCGCTGTAAATCTGAGTGGTCGAACTATCGGAATGGCCCAGCATCTGCTGCACAGAGCGCAGGTCGGCTCCGCCTTCCAGCAAATGCGCAGCGAAGGAGTGACGCAGGGTATGCGGTGTGATGTCCTGCTCGATCTGAGCTTCACGCGCGTATTTTTTGATGATTTTCCAAAAGCCCTGACGGGTCAGCCGTCCGCCCAGACTGTTCAGGAACAGCGCAGGCTCCTCCCGGCTCGCACGCAGCAGCTTGTCCCGCATCTCCGAGATATAACGGGCTACGCAATCCGCAGCAATCACGCCAATCGGGACCACACGCTCCTTGCCGGAGGCGCCGCTGCAGCGCGCGAACCGCAAGGATGTATTCACATCCTCCACATTCAGCGAGATCAGCTCCGTCACACGGATACCTGTCGCATACAGCAGCTCCAGCATAGCCTTATCGCGCATCCCCTGGGGAGCAGCTTCATCCGGAGCCGCCAGCAGACGCTCAATCTCCTCAATACTAAGAATGATCGGCGGCTTGTGACTCGGCTTGATGGCTTCCATATCCAGCGTAGGATCTTGGACAATCAGCCGTTCCTTCAGCAAAAAATGAAAATAGGCGCGCAGCGATACCGTATTCCGGTTCACCGTGGCTGCTGCCTTCCCTGCTCCGCGCAGGGCACCCAGATAGAGCATAATATGTGTTCTTCTAATCTCTTCGGCCGCGTCCAGGCCTCGCTCTTCCGTAAACTCCAGAAACTGCGAAATATCCCGTCCATAGGATTCTAACGTACTGGGAGACAATCCTTTGTCCCCGGACAAATACTGCATAAACGGCTGTAAGTATGACTTCATCAATTCACGCTCCTGTCAGACTCAGGCTGCTTCATGCGGCTTCGCAGCGGGTTTAGGTCCAGCAGCCGGAACAGCGTTGTTCCATGACATGCTATAGATTGATTCGACATACTTCTCCCTTAATCCTGCATCCGTCCCGTTACTCCCCGTACCAGTAAAAAAGGCGCAGGCGCTCCGCCGCGCTTTGCCCCTGTTCA
This genomic interval from Paenibacillus sp. FSL H8-0332 contains the following:
- the deoB gene encoding phosphopentomutase, whose protein sequence is MSSFKRIGFIVLDSVGIGEAPDAADFGDTGSHTLGHILERVPGLKLPNLQQLGLANIAPLPPLEPVTAPTGYYGKMQEVSVGKDTMTGHWELMGLKIEVPFNTYFDGFPAELIEKFEAATGRKVIGNKPASGTEILVEYGEEQMKTGAWIVYTSADSVFQLAAHEDIIPLEELYSACRIARELTMAPEFSVGRVIARPYVGEPGNFVRTPNRHDYAVKPPEPTVMNALEDIGKDVIAVGKINDIFTGEGVTATYPTKSNEHGIQITIDELRKPFNGFLFTNLVDFDSLYGHRRDPEGYGRALEVFDQALPELLATLGEDDLLIISADHGNDPIHAGTDHTREYVPLLVYSPRFKTPGSLGIRHTFSDVAATISDNFGAKAPQYGTSFLAQLI
- a CDS encoding purine-nucleoside phosphorylase; this encodes MTTITSNNIQEAAVYIKDKCTVAPEIGLILGSGLGVLADLITDEVVIPYHEIPHFPVSTVEGHEGELLIGMIEGRRVVMMKGRFHMYEGYGPEVTAFPVRVMKELGVTSLLVTNAAGGVNTEYTPGDLMLITDHLNLTGRNPLSGPNDNALGVRFPDMSSAYSPRLIAAAKEAAAGMGFEFKEGVYAGLLGPNYETPAEIVMLRRQGADAVGMSTVSETIVARHAGIEVLGISCITNMAAGILPQPLNHAEVMETAERVREQFLKLVLAFIPKM
- the xerD gene encoding site-specific tyrosine recombinase XerD, with the translated sequence MKSYLQPFMQYLSGDKGLSPSTLESYGRDISQFLEFTEERGLDAAEEIRRTHIMLYLGALRGAGKAAATVNRNTVSLRAYFHFLLKERLIVQDPTLDMEAIKPSHKPPIILSIEEIERLLAAPDEAAPQGMRDKAMLELLYATGIRVTELISLNVEDVNTSLRFARCSGASGKERVVPIGVIAADCVARYISEMRDKLLRASREEPALFLNSLGGRLTRQGFWKIIKKYAREAQIEQDITPHTLRHSFAAHLLEGGADLRSVQQMLGHSDSSTTQIYSGIARKNMKEVYENHHPRAK